From Actinomycetota bacterium:
GATTTGTAATAGTTGATGCCGTCCTGCGTCCCGGGAGAATTATCGACGGCAGGATTTTTGGCCAGCCGGTCACCAACGGTCTTGGCCTGGCCGGGTTCGGCGACGGAGACCAGGTACGAGGGCGGCAGCGGGTTGCCCTCGAGGCTGTTGAGAACATCTTCGTGTCCCGAGAGGCCCCAGCGAATCTTCTGGAGCGCCTCATCCTTGCTCACAAGGTAAATGTTCCAGACCTCCGGCATGGCCCGGATAGCCGCCCCGACTTCCTGGATCTGGGCTTCGGAAGCGTCGGGCTTTATGAAGACTTCCATCTGGTCGTAGGCATAGACGTAGGTTCCATCCGGGGCGCCGCCGGTGGCGGCCGCGATCGCAGCGTCGGAGGGTTGCGCCGGGGATGCGCCGGTGGACCCTGTGGAGGAAGCGCCGGCCGGCGTCGTGGATGTCACCGAATCAGAGCTTTCAGTGCCGGTCGAACCGGCCGTACCTCCGGACGCCGCATCGCTCCCGCATCCGGCCGGAAAGAATGTTAGCGCCAGGGCAGCCGCCAGGCTCACGGTCACGGCCCATGAATGGAATTTCAGGTCAATCATAAAGCAAGCTTATCACGGGGATAGGAATTGAGGGGTGGAAACTGGGGCCGGTTCGTTAAATAATAACCGCGTATGATTCCCAAGTATTCACGACCTGAAATAAGCGCCATCTGGAGCGACGAGAGCCGCATGGCTACCTGGCTCGAGGTGGAGATCGCCGTCTGCGAGGCCTGGGCCGAGCGCGGGCTGATCCCGGCCGCGGCGCTGGCGGAGATCAAGTCGAAGGCGGCCTTCGACGTCGACCGGGTTCTGGAGATCGAGAAAGAGACCCGCCACGACGTCATCGCCTTCCTCACCAACGTCGGCGAGCACGTCGGCGAGGCCTCGAAGTACATCCATTACGGCATGACCTCATCGGACATGCTGGACACCGGCCTGGCGCTTCAGCTCAGGCGCGCCGCCGATATCCTTATCTTCGATTTGCGGCATTTGCTGGGAGTTTTAAAGAAACGCGCCTTCGAGCACCGCGATACGGTCATGATCGGCCGCAGCCACGGCATCCACGCCGAGCCCATCACCTTCGGGCTGAAACTTGCCGTCTGGTGCTTCGAGACCGCCCGCAACATCGAGCGGCTGGAGCGGGCCCGCGACGCTGTCGCCGTCGGCCAGATCTCCGGCGCCGTCGGCACTTACGCCATGGTGCCGCCGGACATCGAGGAAGAGGTCTGCCATGCGCTGGGCCTCGCGGCCGCGCCGGCCTCTACCCAGGTGGTCCAGCGCGACCGCCATGCCGAGTTCATGACGGCGCTGGCTGTGACCGCATCCTCGATCGAGCAGTTCGCCACCGAGATCCGGCACATGCAGCGCACCGAAGTCCTCGAGGCCGAAGAGGCGTTCAAGCCGGGCCAGAAGGGCTCCTCGGCCATGCCCCACAAGCGCAACCCCATCATCAGCGAGCGCATGTGCGGCCAGGCCCGCATCATCAGGGCCAATTCCCTGGTGGCGATGGAGAACATGGCCCTCTGGCACGAGCGCGATATCTCGCATTCCTCGGCCGAGCGGGTGATCCTGCCCGACAGCACCATCCTGCTGGATTACATGCTTTACAAATTTGCTGATTTGATGGAGAACCTGCTGGTCTATCCCGAGCGTATGCTCGCCAATCTCTGGTCGAGCCACGGGTTGGTCTTCTCCCAATCGGTTCTGCTAAAATTAATCGATAAGGGGCTATCCCGCGAGGAGGCCTACCGGGTTGTCCAGACCAGCGCCATGAAGGCCTGGCAGGACAAGACCAGCTTCAAAGACCTGCTAAACCAAGACGAAACCGTCAGGGCATCTCTCACCGAAGCCGAGCTGGAAAGCTGCTTCGACCCTTCCCGCTACCTGGAAAACATCGGCGTGGTCTTCGCGCGCCTGGAAAAACTGGAAGTCTGAGGCCGGAGGAAATAATGGCACAGGAAAAAATTTACGAGGGCAAGGCCAAGATCGTTTACGCGACCGGCGACCCCAAACTGGTGTCGCAGAAGTTCAAGGACGACGCCACCGCCTTTGACGGCAAGAAGAAGGGCCAGATAGCCCACAAGGGCGTGCGCAACGCCGCCATCTCGACGCGGCTGTTCAAGCTGCTGGAAGAGCGCGGCATCATCACCCAGCTGGTCGAGCAGACCGCCGAGGACACGCTTCTGTGCAAACGCCTGGAGATGTTCCCGGTGGAGGTCGTGGTGCGCAACTACGCCGCCGGCAGCATCTGCAAGCGCCTGGGATTCGAGGAAGGCGCCAAGCTGAAGCAGCCGATGCTCGAGTTCTTCCTCAAGGATGATTCCCTGGGCGATCCGCTCGTGACCGACGCTCACATCGAGGAGCTCGAGCTGGTAGGCCCCGAGGAGCTCGCCGAGCTGAAGCGGCTGGCGCTCAAGGTCAACGAGGTGCTGTCGCAGTTCTTCGCCGAGCGCAAGGTCCTGCTTGTTGATTTTAAGCTGGAATTTGGTAAAGACAGCGAGGGCAACATCGTCCTGGGTGACGAGATCAGCCCCGATACCTGCCGTTTCTGGGATGCCGAGACGCGCGAAAAGCTGGACAAGGACCGTTTCCGCCGCGACCTCGGCGGCGTCGAGGAAGCTTACGAGGAAATGCTCAACCGAGTGGAGAGCTGATATGAGAGCTAAAGTCTATATAACTCCCAAGGCGGGGATCCTGGACCCGCAGGGACTCACCATCGAGCGCTCCCTGCCGGCGCTGGGCTTCGAGGGAGTCAAGAACGTGCGCGTTGGCAAGTACATCGAGCTGGAACTGCCCGACGGCGAAGGCGCCGGCGAGGCCGTCGACAAGATGTGCCACAAGCTGCTGGCCAATCCCATCATCGAGGATTTTGAATTCGAGCTAGTGTCCGAGTAGTGACCGACTCCCCACAGACCGAAGCAACCCCCGTCCGGTTCGGGGTCGTGGTTTTTCCCGGCTCCAACTGCGACGCCGACGCCTACGACGCCGTCAGTTCCTTCCCCGGCGCCGAGGCCCGCTACCTCTGGCACAAGGATACCGGGCTCGACGGGCTCGACTGCGTCATTCTTCCCGGTGGATTCTCTTACGGAGATTATCTGCGCTGCGGCGCTATCGCCCGCTTTTCCCCGATCATGACCGCGGTCAGGAACTTCGCCGACGCCGGCGGCCTGGTCATCGGCATCTGCAACGGCTTCCAGATCTTGCTGGAAGCGGGGATGCTCCCGGGCGCCATGCACCAGAACGAGGGGCTCAAGTTCGTCTGCAAGCTGGTGAACCTGCGCGTGGAGAACGATGCGACGCCGTTCACGTCCGGATATGAAGCCGGACAGGTCATAAAGATCCCCATCGCCCACCACGAGGGCAACTATTTCATCGATAATGTCGGCCTCGCCGAGCTCGAGGCCAACGACCAGATCGTCGTGCGTTATTGCGAAGGGAGCGGCCAGACCACCGCGGAGTCGAATCCCAACGGCTCGCTGGGCAACATCGCCGGCGTCTGCAACCGGGAAGGCAACGTCTTCGGCTTGATGCCTCATCCGGAACGTGTTTGTGACGCCGTCATCGGCGGCACCGACGGGCGCGGCGTCTTTGAGTCGATCATCTCCGCGATCGCCGCCAGGGCGGGCGCGCGATGACGCCTGTAAAGTCAAATGTCATTCGGGAAGACTCATGAGCGCCGACCTCGACCAGAAACAGGCTTACGAGCTCCTCGGGCTCAAGAAGAAGGAATACGACGGCATCTGCAAGGCCATGGGCCGCGATCCCAACTACACCGAGCTGGCGGTGTTCTCGCTGATGTGGAGCGAGCACTGCGGCTATAAGCACTCGCGGCCGCTGC
This genomic window contains:
- the purQ gene encoding phosphoribosylformylglycinamidine synthase subunit PurQ, which translates into the protein MTDSPQTEATPVRFGVVVFPGSNCDADAYDAVSSFPGAEARYLWHKDTGLDGLDCVILPGGFSYGDYLRCGAIARFSPIMTAVRNFADAGGLVIGICNGFQILLEAGMLPGAMHQNEGLKFVCKLVNLRVENDATPFTSGYEAGQVIKIPIAHHEGNYFIDNVGLAELEANDQIVVRYCEGSGQTTAESNPNGSLGNIAGVCNREGNVFGLMPHPERVCDAVIGGTDGRGVFESIISAIAARAGAR
- the purS gene encoding phosphoribosylformylglycinamidine synthase subunit PurS codes for the protein MRAKVYITPKAGILDPQGLTIERSLPALGFEGVKNVRVGKYIELELPDGEGAGEAVDKMCHKLLANPIIEDFEFELVSE
- a CDS encoding permease-like cell division protein FtsX produces the protein MIDLKFHSWAVTVSLAAALALTFFPAGCGSDAASGGTAGSTGTESSDSVTSTTPAGASSTGSTGASPAQPSDAAIAAATGGAPDGTYVYAYDQMEVFIKPDASEAQIQEVGAAIRAMPEVWNIYLVSKDEALQKIRWGLSGHEDVLNSLEGNPLPPSYLVSVAEPGQAKTVGDRLAKNPAVDNSPGTQDGINYYKSGIRLRKIIIQGKTYQLFDDRGDMFESGVYSIRGDLILFDPAGRNAAGFEHGAGEIRDGAISLLFVELHAVSI
- a CDS encoding phosphoribosylaminoimidazolesuccinocarboxamide synthase; protein product: MMAQEKIYEGKAKIVYATGDPKLVSQKFKDDATAFDGKKKGQIAHKGVRNAAISTRLFKLLEERGIITQLVEQTAEDTLLCKRLEMFPVEVVVRNYAAGSICKRLGFEEGAKLKQPMLEFFLKDDSLGDPLVTDAHIEELELVGPEELAELKRLALKVNEVLSQFFAERKVLLVDFKLEFGKDSEGNIVLGDEISPDTCRFWDAETREKLDKDRFRRDLGGVEEAYEEMLNRVES
- the purB gene encoding adenylosuccinate lyase; translation: MIPKYSRPEISAIWSDESRMATWLEVEIAVCEAWAERGLIPAAALAEIKSKAAFDVDRVLEIEKETRHDVIAFLTNVGEHVGEASKYIHYGMTSSDMLDTGLALQLRRAADILIFDLRHLLGVLKKRAFEHRDTVMIGRSHGIHAEPITFGLKLAVWCFETARNIERLERARDAVAVGQISGAVGTYAMVPPDIEEEVCHALGLAAAPASTQVVQRDRHAEFMTALAVTASSIEQFATEIRHMQRTEVLEAEEAFKPGQKGSSAMPHKRNPIISERMCGQARIIRANSLVAMENMALWHERDISHSSAERVILPDSTILLDYMLYKFADLMENLLVYPERMLANLWSSHGLVFSQSVLLKLIDKGLSREEAYRVVQTSAMKAWQDKTSFKDLLNQDETVRASLTEAELESCFDPSRYLENIGVVFARLEKLEV